A genomic segment from Arcobacter sp. CECT 8986 encodes:
- the hypA gene encoding hydrogenase maturation nickel metallochaperone HypA: MHEYSIVQSLLEQCEQYVEENDASKVTKLIVKIGVLSGVEPDLLQTAFDTFKEKTVCDGAEFIINRQKVVIDCLDCNQTSTLEKNEFLCPSCNSNNLKVVDGEDMFLMSLELE, encoded by the coding sequence ATGCACGAATATAGTATAGTTCAATCTTTACTTGAACAATGCGAACAATATGTTGAAGAAAATGATGCTTCAAAAGTAACAAAACTTATTGTTAAAATTGGAGTATTAAGTGGTGTTGAACCTGATTTATTACAAACAGCATTTGATACATTTAAAGAAAAAACAGTATGTGATGGCGCCGAGTTTATTATAAATCGCCAGAAAGTAGTCATAGATTGTCTAGATTGTAATCAAACTTCAACATTAGAAAAAAATGAATTTCTTTGTCCATCTTGCAACAGTAATAACTTAAAAGTTGTAGATGGAGAAGATATGTTTTTGATGAGTTTAGAATTAGAATAA